ATGTCCACCAGGGCGCCGGCCGGCAGCTGGACCAGACAGTACGACCACGTGAACGCGGCAAGCACGAGGCCGAGTTGACTCAGATCGAGACCGAACTCATGGGCCAGGGGCGAACTCGCCACCGACAAGGCCGTCCGGTCGAGGAAGTTGACGACTATTCCTCCGGCGAGCAGCCCGCCGATGGCCCAGCGGGTGCGTCCATGGTGCTTCACAGGAGTGGGTCACCTTTCACGAAGTGGCAGGCCGCACGCACGCGTGCCGCACGGATGCCCGGCGGACCGTCCGCCCGGGCAAGCCGGGCCCGTCCAGTTTGGTGCCGAGCTGACCAGACTGACCAAGCTGACCCCCGTGATCACTTCATGCGGCACCACCGACGTGCTGAAGTGAGTTCCACCGTATGACGCCTGCAGGGAGGAACCGCCCGTGCCCGACGTGTTAACCGGTGGTGCAGCGCGTCCTGAGGAGGGAGGAGGGGCACAGCTGCGAACGGAGCTGGTGCCCGTACGGTCCCTCCTGTTGTCCGGTTCACCCCGTGTGGCCGGGGAGGACGCGCGGCACGTACAGGCCCTGGCCGAGTCGGAGGCCGCGCTGCCGCCGATCGTCGTCCACCGGCCCACGATGCGTGTCGTCGACGGGGCACACCGCCTGCGGGCGGTGCTGCTGCGCGGAGAGGAGTACATCGAGGCCCGGTTCACCGAGGGCACCAGGGAGGATGCGTTCGTCCTGGCCGTCCGGCTGAACTCCCAGCAGGGACTGCCGCTGTCGCAGGCCGACCGCACTGCGGCGGCCGAGCGCATCATCGTCACCCATCCGCAGTGGTCGGACCGGCGGATCGCGGGGAGTACGGGGGTCTCACCCGCGACCGTCGCCGCCCTGCGCAGACGTTCAGGCGCGAGCGAGGCGCAGTTGAACACCAGGGCGGGACGCGACGGCCGGTCCGTCCGCTCAACGCGGCCGAGGGGCGCAGACGCGCCGTCCGGTTCCTCGCCGGCCGGCCCCAGGCGTCCCTACGGGAGATCGCCGAGGCGGCCGGGATCGCCATCGCGACGGCCAAGGACGTACGAGAGCGGCTGCACCGGGGCGAGGATCCGGTTCCGCCGAAGCTGCGGGCCGGCGAACGGTCCGGACGCTCGTGCGCACCCGGCAGTGCGGTGCGGGCACCCGCTGCGGGCGAGCGGCCGCCGCGACAAGAGGCCGGCGCCGCACGGCAGTCCGCCGCGGCGGTGCGCTGCCCGCCGTGCCGAATCTGTGCCGTGATCCCTCACTGCGGCTCACCGAGCCCGGGCGGACGCTGCTCCATCCCCTGACCGCGCAGTCGCTGGACTCCGGCACCTGGCGATGGCTCGCCACGGGGGTGCCCGTGCACCGCAGGGCCGATGTGGTCCGGGCTGCCCGCAGGTGTGCGGAGCAGTGGCTGCAGTTCGCCGGAGAACCCGAACTGCGCGGCGGTACGCCGGGCCCTGGCCGGGCCGGATGACGGCGGGAGCGGCCGGCACCGGGAAGCCACGCGTGGTGGTGGCGTGCTGCGGTGGATGATCTCGAGATACGTCTCCTGCACGCGCTGAAGATCGATGGCCGGGTCTCCTTCAGCAGGCTGGCCAGGGTGCTCGGCGTGTCCGACCAGACCGTCGCCCGTCGCTGCCGCAAGTTGCAGCCGGACGTCTCGATGCGGGTGCTCCTGGAGCAACGCAGCGAACCGGACCGGGTGTTGAAGGCAGGCTCCATCGGCCCGCTCGCCATCGAGGCCCTGGAACGGATCGGCCTGGGCGACGAACTCGTCGCCGCCGAGCAGGAGACCATGGCCGGTTACGCGCAGATGGCCGAGCAGACGGCGGATGCCGTGCCCGGCGGGCGACCGGACGTAATCGCCCGGGCGCAGCGCGAGCACTTCGCCGGACTGGAGAAGATCGAAGCAGCGAGAAGGTCGGAGCCGGGGCGGCGCAGGATGCGGGTGCCGCAACCGGTACTGGTGGAGATCCTGCGCCGGAAGGCCGAGCACATCGGCGTACGGCTCCTGTCCGCCCACACGATGACCGGGCTGCGGCAGGACGAGGACGGCGTCACCGTCGCCGTCCGTACGCCGGACGGCGAGCAGGAGTTCCGGTCGCGCTACCTGCTCGGCTGCGACGGCGGTGGCAGCGCCGTACGCACCGCCGCCGGGTTCGAGTTCCCGGGGACCGGCCCGGCCATGCTGGGCCGGCAGGGCGTCGTCGAACTGGTCGGTCCCGCGCAGATCCCGCCGGGCATCCACGACGTCCCCGGGGGCGTGCTGGTCTACGGGCTGGGCGTGGACCGGGTCGCCGCGCTGGAGTTCGTGCCCCCTCCGGATGAGGACCTGGGTCGGCTCACGGAGCGGGAGCTGCGCGAGGCCGTCGAGCGGGTGGCCGGTATCGACCTGGGTGTGGGGCGGATGCGGGCCGGCGGCCGGTTCACCGACGAGGCCCGGCATGTCCCGACGTACCGGAAGGGGTGGGTACTCTTCCGGGTGCGGGCGCTCTCCGAAGTGATGAACCTGGAGGAGTACCAGAACGTACGCGAGCGGACGGAAAAGGCCCTGCGGGACGAACGGGAGTTCTCGCTGACCTGCGACCGCATGGTGCACCAGGTCATGCTCAACAGTACCCGTGCCCCCGGAGCCATCGGCGCGGAGCACATGCGGGCAGGGCGGCACTATGTCACCGCGGAGGCCCCGCTCTTCGTCGACTCTCCGGCCATCTTCGGCGTACCGTCGTCGGCGCTGCTCTACCACCTGAGGACGCCGATCACCGAATACTTCGCGCGCGCTCCGCGAGGCTTCCGGGCGGCCCGCGAACAGGGGTACGTCGCCGTCGGGCCGCCGCCGGCGTCCACCGGCTGCTGAGGCTGGAGAGACAGCCGATACTCCTGGGGTTCCGGCCGCGCAAGGTGGGCTCGACGGTACCGGTCGTGCGACGATGCCGGTATGAATCGATTGGCTGACTCCCAATCGCCCTATCTGCTCCAGCACGCCTCCAACCCGGTGGATTGGTGGCCATGGGGAGAGGGGGCGATGACGGAAGCGAAGCGGCGGGACGTGCCCATTCTCTTGAGCGTGGGCTATGCGTCCTGCCACTTATGCTTCCGCTGATCCACTGGTGTCATGTCATGGCGCACGAGTCCTTCGAGGACCGGGCCACCGCCGACTACCTCAACGAACACTTCGTCAGCATCAAGGTCGACCGCGAGGAGCGGCCGGACGTCGACGCCGTGTACATGGAGGCCGTACAGGCCGCCACCGGTCAGGGCGGCTGGCCGATGACCGTCTTCCTCACCCCGGACGCCGAGCCCTTCTACTTCGGGACCTATTTCCCGCCCGCGCCGCGGCACGGCATGCCGTCCTTCCGGCAGGTGCTGGAAGGCGTGCGGCAGGCCTGGGACACCCGTCGTGAGGAGGTCGCCGAGGTCGCCGGGAAGATCGTCCGCGACCTCGCCCAGCGGGAGATCAGCCACCAGGCCGCGCAGCCGCCCGGCGAGCAGGAACTCGCACAGGCCCTGCTCGGACTGACCCGCGAGTACGACCCGCAGCGCGGCGGATTCGGCGGCGCGCCGAAGTTCCCGCCGTCCATGGTGCTGGAGTTCCTGCTGCGCCACCACGCGCGGACCGGCGCCGAGGGCGCGCTGCAGATGGTCCAGGACACCTGTGAGCGCATGGCCCGGGGCGGGATCTACGACCAGCTGGGCGGCGGCTTCGCCCGGTACTCCGTCGACCGCGACTGGGTCGTACCGCACTTCGAGAAGATGCTGTACGACAACGCGCTGCTGTGCCGGGCCTACGCCCACCTCTGGCGGGCCACGGCCCACGGCGGAGCCGCTGATGAACGCAGCGACCTCGCCCGGCGCGTGGCCCTGGAGACCGCCGACTTCCTCGTCCGTGAACTGCGCACGCACGAAGGCGGGTTCGCCTCGGCGCTCGACGCCGACAGTGACGACGGGAGCGGGCGGCACGTCGAGGGCGCGTACTACGTGTGGACGCCCGAGCGGCTGCGCGCCGTCCTCGGTGACGCGGACGGCGACCTCGCCGCCCAGTACTACGGCGTGACCGACGAGGGCACCTTCGAACACGGCCAGTCCGTCCTCCAACTGCCCCGGCAGGAAACCCCTTTCGACGCCCGGAAGATCGCCTCCGTCCAGGAGCGGCTGCTGCGCGAACGGCAGCAGCGGCCCGCACCCGGCCGGGACGACAAGGTCGTCGCCGCCTGGAACGGCCTCGCCATCGCCGCGCTCGCCGAGACCGGCGCCTACTTCGACCGGCCCGACCTGATCGAGGCCGCCCTCGGCGCCGCCGACCTGCTCGTCCGTGTGCACCTCGACGAACACGCCCGGCTCGCCCGCACCAGCAAGGACGGCCGGGCCGGCCCCAACGCCGGTGTCCTGGAGGACTACGCCGACGTCGCCGAGGGCTTCCTCGCGCTCGCCTCCGTGACGGGGGAGGGCGTCTGGCTGGACTTCGCCGGGCTGCTTCTCGACCATGTGCTCGCCCGCTTCACCGACCCCGAGACCGGCGCCCTCTACGACACCGCCGCCGACGCCGAACAGCTCATCCGCCGGCCGCAGGACCCCACCGACAATGCCACCCCCTCCGGCTGGACCGCCGCGGCCGGAGCCCTGCTGAGCTATGCCGCGCACACCGGGTCCGAGCCCCACCGGAGGGCCGCCGAGCGGGCGTTGGGCGTGGTGAAGGCCCTCGGACCGCGCGTGCCCCGGTTCATCGGCTGGGGACTCGCCGTCGCCGAGGCCCTCCTCGACGGGCCGAAGGAGATCGCCGTGGTCGGAGCCGGCCTCACGGACGAAAGGACAACGGCCCTGCACCGTACGGCACTTCTGGGCACCGCCCCCGGCGCGGTCGTGGCCATGGGTGTTGCGGAGAGTAATGAATTCCCGCTCGTCGCCGGCCGCCCGCTCGTGGGTGGTCAACCTGCGGTTTACGTCTGCCGTCACTTCACCTGTGACGCGCCGACGACTGATCCAGAACGGCTGAGAGCCCTGCTCGACAGGCACTGAGCTGCGTAGACGCAAGGAACGGGGTACGGGCGAACTGTCCGAAAGTGAGCGGGTGTTCGGATAGATACCGCTTCCCGTACCACCGTTCCGAAACAAGCTATTTATCGGAAGAGCTCCCACACTTCACAGATCCCCCCTACGCTCTCCACAGCGACGCGACGGATGTGACTCACCGTCGCGTGCGCTGGGGGATATCAGGGGATCTGGGGGGATCTTTTTGCTGACGTCTGTCTTCATCGCTGCCGTCTCACTGGCTCTGTTCTGGATGGCGGCCTTCACCCTGTGGTGGCAGATGCACGCGTGGCGCACGCCCGAGGTGCTGGCCTCCACCCGGTTCGGCAGGCCGGACGGGGGCGAGCATCTGTCCTTCTCGCTGCTCCTGCCGGCCCGGCACGAGCAAGCCGTGCTCGACCACACCATCCAGCGGCTGCTGGAGTCGACGCACACCGACTTCGAGATCATCGTGATCGTCGGGCACGACGACCCCGAGACCACGGAGGTGGCCGAGAAGGCCGCCGCACGGGACCAGCGCGTCCGGGTCGTCGTCGACACCCACGAGAAGAAGAACAAGCCCAAGGCCATGAACACGGCGCTGCCGCACTGCCGCGGCGACGTCGTCGGGGTCTTCGACGCCGAGGACCAGGTCCATCCGGAGCTGCTCGCCCACGTCGACCACGCCTTCCGGACGACCCGGGCGGATGTCGTCCAGGGCGGCGTCCAGCTCATCAACTTCCACTCCAGCTGGTACAGCCTGCGCAACTGCCTGGAGTACTTCTTCTGGTTCCGCTCCCGGCTGCATCTCCACGCGCAGAAGGGGTTCATCCCGCTCGGCGGCAACACCGTCTTCGTACGGACCGACGTCCTCAGGGAAGCGGACGGCTGGGATCCCGACTGCCTCGCGGAGGACTGCGATCTGGGCGTCCGGCTCTCGTCCGTCGGCAAGAAGGTCGTCGTCGCCTACGACTCCGACATGGTCACCCGCGAGGAGACCCCGGGCTCGCTGATGTCGCTGCTCAAGCAGCGCACTCGCTGGAACCAGGGCTTCCTGCAGGTGTACCGGAAGAAGGACTGGAAGCAACTCCCGGGATTCGGACAGCGGTTGCTCGCCCGGTACACCCTGATGACCCCGTTCATGCAGGCCTTCTCCGGCGTCATCATCCCGCTCAACGCGGCCGTCGCGCTCTTCCTCGACGTCCCCGTCGGCATCGCCTTCCTCACCTTCCTGCCGCTGGTCACCGCCGTCGTCACCTTCGTCTTCGAGATGGTCGGACTGCACGACTTCGGCGTTCAGTACGGCCTCAGGGTCCGCTTCGTCCACTACGTGAAGCTCATCGTGGGCGGGCCCTTCTACCAGGTCCTCCTCGCCGGTGCCGCGATCCGTGCAGTGTGGCGCGAGCAACGCGGCCGGAATGACTGGGAGTTGACCTCGCACGTCGGCGCGCACCTCACCGCGGCCGAGTCCCTTCGAGAGGACGTTCCTGCGTGACCTCCACTCTTCCCGCGGTGACCGCAGCCACGGTCCCCGCGCAGCGCCAGGCTGCGCCCACGATCCGTTCGACCGGTCGAACGCAGCCTCCGGTACGACTCCGCTCCTCCCGCCCCGACCTGCTGCTCTGCGGCGCTCTGCTCACCGCGATCCTCGTCGTCCAGGGCTGGAACATCGCCGACTACCCGACCCTCAGCGACGACGAGGGCACCTACCTCGCCCAGGCCTGGGCCGTCCAGCAGGGCCGGGGCCTCGCCCACTACACCTACTGGTACGACCACCCGCCGTTCGGCTGGATCCAGATAGCCCTGGTCAGCTGGATCCCCTCGGCGATCAGCCCCGGCTCGATGACCGTCGGCACCATGCGGATCGTGATGCTGCTGGTCAGCGGCGTGAGCGCGGTCCTCGTCTACGTCCTCGGGCGCCGGCTCTCGCTGCCCCGCTGGGCCGCCGGACTCGGCATGGCCCTGTTCGGGCTCTCCCCGCTCGCGGTCGTGCTCAGCCGGGAGATCTTCCTCGACAACATCGCCGTGATGTGGCTGCTGCTGGCGTTCTGCCTCGCCGCCTCGCCCAGCCGCCACCTCTGGCACCACTTCGGCGCGGGCCTCGCCGCCGCCGCGGGCGTGCTCACCAAGGAGACGATGCTCGTCGTCCTGCCTGCGCTCTTCATCACCATGTGGCGGCACAGCCACCGCGACACCCGCAAGTTCGCCCTCACCGGCGCCGTCACCGCCTGCGCCCTGATCGGCTTCTCCTACCCGCTGTTCGCCCTGCTCAAGGGCGAGCTGTTCCCGGGTGCCGGACACGTCTCGCTGTGGGACGGCATCAAGTACCAGATGTCCCGGCCGGGTTCGGGCTTCATTCTCGACAAGGGCTCCGGCTCGTACGGCGTCCTGCACTCCTGGCTGTACTACGACCGCGTCCTGCCCCTCGGCGGCCTCGCCGGAGCCGTGCTCCTGCTGCTGACCTGGCGCTGGTCGGTCACCGCCCGCGCCCTCGCCGGACCGGC
The genomic region above belongs to Streptomyces sp. CG1 and contains:
- a CDS encoding ArnT family glycosyltransferase, which encodes MTSTLPAVTAATVPAQRQAAPTIRSTGRTQPPVRLRSSRPDLLLCGALLTAILVVQGWNIADYPTLSDDEGTYLAQAWAVQQGRGLAHYTYWYDHPPFGWIQIALVSWIPSAISPGSMTVGTMRIVMLLVSGVSAVLVYVLGRRLSLPRWAAGLGMALFGLSPLAVVLSREIFLDNIAVMWLLLAFCLAASPSRHLWHHFGAGLAAAAGVLTKETMLVVLPALFITMWRHSHRDTRKFALTGAVTACALIGFSYPLFALLKGELFPGAGHVSLWDGIKYQMSRPGSGFILDKGSGSYGVLHSWLYYDRVLPLGGLAGAVLLLLTWRWSVTARALAGPALTVAILAVVALRPSGYLPAMYVIGALPFLALVLAGGAASVAHGVLRRWRPENERRAVTGGRYALAAVLALAAGAYVVPHWYDGDRTAVTADANKPYRQASHWLNTQVADPKDTRVLVDDALWLDLVHAGYRPGLGAIWFYKADLDPAVTKTLPHGYRDIDYVVASPTVRRDAKDLPGVRAAIQHSTPVATFGSGPDRIEIRRIQAVGGAR
- a CDS encoding glycosyltransferase: MLTSVFIAAVSLALFWMAAFTLWWQMHAWRTPEVLASTRFGRPDGGEHLSFSLLLPARHEQAVLDHTIQRLLESTHTDFEIIVIVGHDDPETTEVAEKAAARDQRVRVVVDTHEKKNKPKAMNTALPHCRGDVVGVFDAEDQVHPELLAHVDHAFRTTRADVVQGGVQLINFHSSWYSLRNCLEYFFWFRSRLHLHAQKGFIPLGGNTVFVRTDVLREADGWDPDCLAEDCDLGVRLSSVGKKVVVAYDSDMVTREETPGSLMSLLKQRTRWNQGFLQVYRKKDWKQLPGFGQRLLARYTLMTPFMQAFSGVIIPLNAAVALFLDVPVGIAFLTFLPLVTAVVTFVFEMVGLHDFGVQYGLRVRFVHYVKLIVGGPFYQVLLAGAAIRAVWREQRGRNDWELTSHVGAHLTAAESLREDVPA
- a CDS encoding tRNA-dependent cyclodipeptide synthase, giving the protein MDDLEIRLLHALKIDGRVSFSRLARVLGVSDQTVARRCRKLQPDVSMRVLLEQRSEPDRVLKAGSIGPLAIEALERIGLGDELVAAEQETMAGYAQMAEQTADAVPGGRPDVIARAQREHFAGLEKIEAARRSEPGRRRMRVPQPVLVEILRRKAEHIGVRLLSAHTMTGLRQDEDGVTVAVRTPDGEQEFRSRYLLGCDGGGSAVRTAAGFEFPGTGPAMLGRQGVVELVGPAQIPPGIHDVPGGVLVYGLGVDRVAALEFVPPPDEDLGRLTERELREAVERVAGIDLGVGRMRAGGRFTDEARHVPTYRKGWVLFRVRALSEVMNLEEYQNVRERTEKALRDEREFSLTCDRMVHQVMLNSTRAPGAIGAEHMRAGRHYVTAEAPLFVDSPAIFGVPSSALLYHLRTPITEYFARAPRGFRAAREQGYVAVGPPPASTGC